In the Thermosipho japonicus genome, one interval contains:
- a CDS encoding permease codes for MNTAILIGIALIFLIWSFFKNKEKTKESLKLSKNLLVKTFVEIIGVMALVGLVLAVLPPELIKQLLGNSNEFLSTVYGAIIGALTIIPAFIAFPLSKSLYQSGANLTAIAAFITTLTMVGFATMPIEIKYFGKKFTLHRLWISFVAAILIASGMAVIL; via the coding sequence ATGAATACAGCAATTCTAATTGGTATTGCTTTGATATTTTTAATTTGGTCATTTTTCAAAAACAAAGAAAAAACAAAAGAAAGCTTAAAATTATCCAAGAATTTACTTGTAAAAACATTTGTTGAAATCATAGGAGTTATGGCATTAGTAGGGTTAGTTCTTGCTGTATTACCACCAGAGTTGATAAAACAACTACTTGGTAATTCAAATGAATTTTTAAGTACGGTATATGGAGCAATTATTGGTGCTTTAACAATTATTCCAGCATTTATAGCTTTTCCTTTATCAAAATCTCTTTATCAAAGTGGAGCAAACCTAACTGCAATAGCAGCTTTTATTACTACACTAACTATGGTTGGTTTTGCGACAATGCCTATAGAAATAAAATACTTTGGTAAAAAATTTACATTACATAGATTATGGATAAGCTTTGTAGCTGCGATTTTAATTGCTTCAGGAATGGCGGTGATCTTATGA
- a CDS encoding DUF1659 domain-containing protein, whose translation MKKLSIKWNVGTDENGEPMLKTQSLTVQDSVDTQKALLIAQTIEKYTNYSLYFAQLVTYTPVM comes from the coding sequence ATGAAAAAGCTATCTATAAAATGGAACGTTGGAACTGATGAAAACGGTGAACCTATGCTAAAGACTCAGTCATTAACTGTACAAGATAGTGTTGACACTCAAAAAGCACTTTTAATCGCTCAAACAATAGAAAAGTACACAAATTATTCACTCTATTTCGCACAATTAGTTACATATACACCAGTAATGTAA
- the mraY gene encoding phospho-N-acetylmuramoyl-pentapeptide-transferase: protein MYILNFIITAILIYYYIKLMKKIRVGQYIREEGPDLHNYKSGTPTAAGIVFISTASIFLLISKAPIIFVLSLILFGFIGFIDDISSILKKNALGLRAYQKFLLQIIFSLLLISFTNVRPIFGIEVSKTTYYIFWTFVIVGASNAVNLTDGLDGLAGWVWITSMVPLMFFTKDYSVLIIISSVLAFLLFNSRPASIFMGDTGSLALGAFLAVFAMHYNIETQLVFSSSIFIVETLSVIIQVFSFKVFKKRVFKMSPIHHHFELLGWKEEKIVGVFSAINLLISLSILRW from the coding sequence GTGTATATACTAAACTTTATAATCACAGCTATACTAATATACTACTACATAAAACTTATGAAAAAAATTAGAGTCGGCCAATACATCAGAGAAGAAGGACCAGACCTTCATAACTACAAGAGTGGAACACCTACTGCGGCTGGCATTGTATTTATATCGACTGCAAGTATCTTTTTGCTGATTTCCAAAGCACCTATTATTTTTGTTCTTTCCCTAATCCTTTTTGGATTTATTGGCTTTATAGATGATATTTCAAGTATACTTAAAAAGAATGCTCTAGGCCTTAGGGCATATCAAAAATTTTTGCTTCAAATCATTTTTTCCCTGCTTTTAATCTCCTTTACAAATGTAAGACCAATATTTGGAATTGAAGTTTCAAAGACTACGTATTACATTTTTTGGACATTTGTAATAGTTGGAGCCTCTAACGCGGTAAATTTAACAGATGGACTTGACGGTCTTGCAGGATGGGTTTGGATAACTTCGATGGTTCCACTCATGTTTTTTACCAAAGACTATAGCGTGCTTATCATAATATCCTCTGTTCTTGCGTTTTTACTCTTTAACTCGCGACCTGCATCCATATTTATGGGCGATACAGGCTCACTTGCGCTCGGTGCATTTCTTGCAGTATTTGCAATGCATTACAATATAGAAACACAACTTGTATTTTCCTCATCTATCTTTATAGTCGAAACACTCAGTGTCATAATTCAGGTATTTTCTTTCAAAGTATTCAAAAAGAGGGTATTTAAAATGTCGCCCATACATCACCACTTTGAACTTTTGGGCTGGAAAGAAGAAAAAATTGTTGGGGTCTTTTCGGCAATTAATCTTTTAATTTCTTTATCTATACTAAGATGGTGA
- a CDS encoding RNase H family protein, giving the protein MRIYVDGSYYDNLNIAGFAFCVVKDEEIKFTYKGAMVINRGNSIIAELLGVIKALEYCNNLGVKEVTIIHDYNEIPMLASFYRNTKNPYINSYAKKLRKLYQQLDVSFVKVKAHKNDRFNNYVDEMSRKSVEEYLIKKLKKSKYYKK; this is encoded by the coding sequence ATGAGAATATATGTAGATGGATCCTACTACGATAATTTAAACATTGCAGGTTTTGCATTTTGTGTAGTTAAAGATGAGGAAATAAAGTTTACATACAAGGGCGCGATGGTAATAAATAGGGGAAATTCCATTATTGCAGAATTATTAGGGGTTATTAAAGCATTGGAGTATTGTAATAACCTTGGAGTAAAAGAAGTTACTATAATACATGATTATAACGAAATTCCAATGCTTGCATCCTTTTATAGGAATACAAAAAATCCGTATATTAATTCATATGCAAAAAAATTAAGAAAGCTTTATCAACAGTTAGATGTGAGCTTTGTAAAAGTAAAAGCTCACAAAAATGATAGATTTAACAATTATGTTGATGAAATGTCTAGAAAGAGTGTTGAAGAGTATTTGATAAAAAAGTTGAAAAAAAGTAAATACTACAAAAAGTAA
- a CDS encoding zinc ribbon domain-containing protein produces the protein MYQGWKECPRCGIEVKNDEGYCPECGWVFYNKRCPRCGKYIPDYAKICFDCGWYFYWEREIGEDDEDYYEYDSYEYYEEDDEPVEDYPDMLEFWNSELGTDFEDENELGQYLDDLGY, from the coding sequence ATGTACCAAGGATGGAAAGAATGTCCTAGGTGTGGAATTGAAGTAAAAAATGATGAAGGTTATTGTCCTGAATGTGGATGGGTTTTTTATAATAAGAGGTGTCCAAGGTGTGGAAAATATATACCAGATTATGCTAAGATTTGCTTTGATTGTGGTTGGTATTTTTATTGGGAAAGGGAAATTGGCGAAGATGATGAAGATTACTATGAATACGATAGCTATGAATATTATGAAGAGGATGATGAACCAGTGGAAGATTATCCAGATATGTTAGAATTTTGGAATTCAGAACTTGGAACGGATTTCGAGGATGAAAATGAACTTGGACAATATTTAGATGATTTGGGGTACTAA
- a CDS encoding mannose-1-phosphate guanylyltransferase, with the protein MKNCALIMAGGKGERFWPYSTDEKPKQFLNLFDEKTMIQLTVERLKGIIPIENTFVVTGQIYVDLVKEQLPTLPEENIIIEPAGRNTAPCIALSAFYIKEKLGDVNLAVLPADHLVEDVENFQKALTNAFEFINKNKNAIVTLGIKPDRPETGYGYIKYQSEDNLTINESVLKVERFVEKPSLEVAKKYLSEGNYLWNAGIFVWNTETILENTKKFLPNTYNILEEIFKYSGKEYLKILKELYPKVDKISVDYGIMEHAKDIYVIPSEFGWDDVGSWTSVERHSKKDENGNVVDENTYYFDSKANIVKSKKITILNDVENLVVIETDDYLIISSKENIQKIREIKNKITKK; encoded by the coding sequence ATGAAAAACTGTGCCCTTATAATGGCGGGAGGAAAAGGAGAAAGATTTTGGCCGTATTCAACCGATGAAAAACCAAAACAATTTTTAAACCTCTTCGATGAAAAAACTATGATCCAGTTAACAGTTGAAAGGCTCAAAGGTATTATACCAATTGAAAATACCTTTGTTGTCACAGGACAAATCTATGTTGATTTGGTAAAAGAGCAGCTTCCAACCCTTCCTGAAGAAAATATAATAATCGAGCCTGCTGGAAGAAATACGGCACCTTGTATTGCACTCTCTGCATTTTATATAAAAGAAAAACTCGGCGATGTAAATCTTGCAGTTCTTCCTGCAGACCACCTTGTAGAAGATGTAGAAAATTTTCAAAAAGCACTAACCAATGCATTTGAATTTATAAACAAAAATAAAAATGCTATAGTAACACTTGGTATAAAACCAGATAGGCCAGAAACGGGGTATGGCTACATTAAATACCAAAGCGAAGATAATTTAACCATAAACGAATCTGTATTAAAAGTTGAACGATTTGTTGAAAAACCAAGCCTTGAAGTTGCAAAAAAATACTTAAGTGAGGGAAACTACCTTTGGAATGCAGGAATATTTGTCTGGAACACAGAAACTATCCTTGAAAACACAAAAAAGTTTCTTCCAAATACGTATAACATCCTAGAAGAAATTTTTAAATATTCTGGAAAAGAATATTTGAAAATACTAAAAGAGTTATATCCAAAGGTAGACAAAATTTCCGTTGACTATGGAATAATGGAACATGCAAAAGATATCTATGTTATTCCATCTGAATTTGGATGGGATGATGTAGGAAGTTGGACTTCTGTTGAAAGACACAGCAAAAAAGATGAAAATGGAAATGTAGTAGATGAAAACACATATTATTTTGATTCAAAAGCAAATATTGTAAAAAGTAAAAAGATAACTATTTTAAACGATGTTGAAAATCTTGTTGTTATCGAAACAGACGATTACCTTATAATCTCAAGCAAAGAAAATATCCAAAAAATAAGAGAAATAAAAAATAAAATAACTAAAAAGTAG
- a CDS encoding glycosyltransferase family 4 protein, with protein MKLLAYFLITLVIYFFSKKYNILLDYPTERKNHHKPTPQIGGVILFTILLFFFDYPFLILFSLLLFGILDDMFKLSYKQKFVFEIIIALYIVFKYNITLFGMRNIFTNIFAIFWIIAFLNGLNMIDGLNGLSTGVSIIYLSMLSQFELALSYFPIYIFNFFGKLFMGESGILITGFILLSSALLIENDMVYLTIFFGYPFYEVVASFIRRVISKENPFLADRKHLHHILSKKMGNLFLPFSYLLTFLFASLPKSYMSIFYYLSISIILFLIHFGLIKKLNN; from the coding sequence TTGAAACTACTTGCATATTTTCTTATAACACTCGTAATATACTTCTTTTCAAAAAAATATAATATATTACTTGACTATCCCACAGAAAGGAAAAACCATCACAAGCCAACACCTCAAATAGGTGGGGTTATATTATTTACAATACTTCTTTTCTTTTTCGATTATCCCTTTTTAATACTTTTTTCGCTCCTGCTTTTTGGAATACTAGATGATATGTTCAAGCTTTCATACAAACAAAAGTTTGTATTTGAAATAATAATAGCATTGTATATTGTATTTAAATACAATATAACACTATTTGGAATGCGCAATATATTTACAAACATTTTTGCAATATTTTGGATCATTGCATTTTTAAATGGGCTTAATATGATAGATGGACTTAATGGCCTATCCACCGGTGTATCAATAATATATCTTTCAATGCTTTCTCAATTTGAACTTGCACTTTCTTACTTTCCAATATACATCTTCAACTTTTTTGGAAAACTTTTCATGGGAGAAAGTGGGATATTAATTACGGGATTTATACTTCTTTCTTCGGCTTTATTAATAGAAAATGATATGGTGTACCTAACCATCTTTTTTGGATATCCATTCTATGAAGTAGTAGCAAGCTTTATTAGAAGAGTCATTTCAAAAGAAAATCCTTTTCTTGCAGACAGAAAACATCTTCACCACATACTTTCCAAAAAAATGGGTAATCTCTTTTTACCATTTTCCTATCTGCTCACCTTTCTATTTGCAAGTCTTCCTAAAAGTTATATGAGCATATTCTACTATCTATCAATCTCCATTATTCTCTTTTTAATCCACTTTGGCCTCATTAAAAAACTGAATAATTAA
- a CDS encoding AAA family ATPase: MKGLPIGLQDFSDIVSNNMIYVDKTKFIYDLASSGNKYFFVSRPRRFGKSLTLSVFENLFKGNKELFKDTWIYNKWDFSQTFPVVRINLVGLNCENLEKVQLGLYMQISTIAKKFNLNLKFLEKDISYGFKELIQSLSEKTNSRVVVLVDEYEKPVLDNIHKKEKAQKMREFLRNFYSILKEEDSNLRFVFITGITKFTKMGVFSSLNNLEDISFDDKFSTMFGYTQEELESYFDEYIAATSKELNIEKSILLDEIKKYYNGFSFDGDKFVYNPFSILQFFQKKEFKNSWFESGSPFFLYQYLKEKKVTYKDLTSYPVSELDFSSHEIEDAPPNIFFAQAGYLTFKKRIYYGLEYEYILDFPNLEVKNGFSKLLLEASYNIPRNYIKKADRNIYLAFSNNNIDAAFDEIKSIISSVPYNLHKKEESYYHSLIYTILASSGLNVKAEEASSTGKSDIVIEFNDRVYIIEIKTDKSAKSALNQIKERNYSNKYNQKKCILIGVNISLEKRNIDELFTRNCGTLERSCIQGYGWNEKVKNKSFQRFLIENKNILGKYGKIIKVKKNDILHSTIEELKQVSIIIEGKLKVVKYTSEGYEQVLKYLGKNESFGEGLIFSGANYPSYIIAEEDSKILEISREGILELFSKNVDFLVLYLNEISKKLLNLSNVVDILIIKSIKERIIKYFSSLYKQQKSNVVYFKSKQKIANDIGSVREVVSRKIKELIDENIIEEIDKNHIKLINLKIFE, from the coding sequence GTGAAAGGTCTACCCATTGGTCTTCAGGACTTTTCCGATATTGTGAGCAACAATATGATTTATGTTGATAAAACTAAGTTTATATATGACCTTGCTTCTTCTGGCAATAAATACTTCTTTGTCTCTAGACCAAGAAGGTTTGGTAAAAGTCTTACTCTCAGTGTTTTTGAAAATCTTTTTAAAGGCAACAAAGAATTATTCAAAGATACTTGGATTTACAATAAATGGGACTTTAGTCAAACTTTTCCTGTTGTTAGAATCAATCTTGTTGGTCTTAACTGTGAAAATCTTGAAAAAGTTCAATTAGGGCTTTACATGCAAATTTCTACTATTGCTAAAAAGTTTAACTTAAATCTAAAGTTTCTTGAGAAAGATATCTCATACGGTTTCAAAGAACTTATTCAATCTCTTTCTGAAAAGACAAATTCCAGAGTTGTTGTACTAGTTGATGAGTATGAAAAACCCGTCTTGGATAATATACACAAAAAAGAAAAAGCTCAAAAAATGAGGGAATTTTTGAGAAATTTTTATTCAATTTTAAAAGAAGAAGATTCAAACCTACGCTTTGTCTTTATTACTGGCATTACCAAATTTACTAAAATGGGTGTATTTAGCTCTCTAAACAACCTCGAAGATATTTCCTTCGATGATAAATTCTCAACCATGTTTGGATATACACAAGAAGAACTTGAAAGCTACTTTGACGAGTATATAGCTGCTACCTCAAAAGAGTTAAATATAGAAAAAAGTATATTACTAGATGAAATTAAAAAGTACTATAACGGTTTTTCATTCGATGGAGATAAATTTGTGTATAATCCCTTTTCTATACTTCAATTTTTTCAAAAAAAAGAGTTTAAAAATTCCTGGTTTGAAAGCGGCTCTCCATTTTTTCTGTATCAATACCTAAAAGAAAAAAAGGTCACATACAAAGATTTAACAAGTTATCCTGTAAGCGAACTTGATTTTTCAAGTCATGAAATTGAAGATGCACCTCCTAACATCTTTTTTGCACAAGCTGGGTACTTAACCTTTAAAAAAAGAATATACTATGGCCTTGAATATGAATATATACTCGACTTTCCAAATCTAGAAGTCAAAAATGGATTTTCAAAATTACTTCTTGAAGCAAGCTATAATATCCCTAGAAATTACATAAAAAAAGCTGACAGAAATATATATCTAGCATTTTCAAACAACAATATTGATGCAGCATTTGATGAAATAAAAAGTATCATATCATCTGTGCCATACAACTTACACAAAAAAGAAGAAAGTTACTATCATTCTCTAATATACACGATACTTGCCTCAAGTGGTTTGAACGTAAAAGCAGAAGAGGCAAGTAGCACTGGCAAAAGTGATATTGTAATAGAATTTAATGATAGGGTATACATAATAGAGATTAAAACGGATAAATCTGCAAAAAGTGCATTAAATCAAATCAAAGAAAGAAACTACTCTAACAAGTATAATCAAAAAAAATGTATTTTGATTGGTGTAAACATAAGCTTGGAAAAGAGAAACATCGATGAGTTATTTACAAGAAACTGTGGAACTTTGGAAAGATCTTGTATTCAAGGATATGGATGGAACGAAAAAGTGAAAAATAAATCTTTCCAAAGATTTTTAATAGAGAATAAGAATATCTTGGGAAAGTATGGAAAGATAATAAAAGTAAAAAAAAATGATATATTACATTCTACAATTGAAGAATTAAAACAAGTTAGTATCATCATAGAAGGTAAGTTGAAGGTGGTAAAATATACCTCTGAAGGTTATGAACAGGTATTAAAATATTTAGGTAAAAATGAAAGTTTTGGAGAAGGATTAATTTTTTCCGGAGCTAATTATCCTTCATATATAATAGCAGAAGAAGATTCAAAAATTTTAGAAATATCAAGAGAAGGAATCCTTGAGTTATTTAGTAAAAACGTAGATTTTCTTGTATTGTATCTAAACGAAATATCAAAAAAGTTATTGAACCTATCAAATGTTGTAGATATTTTGATTATAAAATCCATAAAGGAGAGAATAATAAAGTACTTTTCATCTTTATATAAGCAGCAAAAATCAAATGTTGTTTACTTTAAATCAAAACAAAAAATTGCAAACGATATAGGAAGTGTAAGAGAAGTCGTTTCAAGAAAAATTAAAGAACTCATAGATGAAAATATAATTGAAGAGATTGATAAAAACCATATAAAATTGATCAATCTAAAAATATTTGAATAA
- a CDS encoding sigma-70 family RNA polymerase sigma factor, with the protein MDIYKTYKDDVKNIAGRYYKAYKYKILSFEDLEQTIWYILMCALSKFDGRGEQRNFVLLFIKQKLISILKNNRRPPYCTDTPFTCLYFDYLSADDENTKYYREMHGEYE; encoded by the coding sequence TTGGATATATACAAAACATACAAAGATGATGTCAAAAATATTGCTGGAAGGTATTATAAAGCATACAAATACAAAATTTTATCTTTCGAAGATTTAGAACAAACCATCTGGTACATATTAATGTGCGCGCTTTCAAAATTTGATGGTCGTGGAGAGCAAAGAAATTTTGTACTTTTGTTTATAAAACAAAAGCTCATATCAATACTTAAAAACAATCGAAGACCACCGTATTGTACTGACACACCATTTACGTGTCTGTACTTTGACTACCTTTCCGCAGACGATGAAAACACAAAATACTACAGAGAGATGCACGGAGAGTATGAATAA
- a CDS encoding phosphoesterase, with protein MKNITFKELLNLKSKKILHTTHVKSDCDGIASIYWGLSIFGGSYYIPPYELRSAAGLIEMLNLKSSTDNIDDFDIIFIYDTEKRQDLPFKINKPYVIFDHHHKRDGDFVENALFCHIEHSSANVINLYNLSKKENLPLNDEILFSFAVALYTDTAMFRTAREGEFFYFSKFLKNRRFEDILDVVYYKDIDKRSFLKTIKNAKFYNIKGLNICVLKFKDNDQFYSFVDGLFNVLNLDVLIGILKEGIKIHVKKSHVQKIYHMLFVPIQKKLNIQRVQGIWMNFFDYKILLKALEDYKGG; from the coding sequence ATGAAGAATATAACTTTTAAAGAGTTATTAAATCTAAAAAGCAAGAAAATTCTTCATACAACTCATGTAAAATCAGATTGCGATGGAATTGCCTCCATCTACTGGGGATTATCCATTTTTGGAGGAAGCTACTACATTCCCCCATACGAGCTTAGAAGCGCTGCAGGATTAATTGAAATGCTCAATTTAAAAAGCAGTACTGACAATATAGATGATTTTGACATCATCTTTATATACGACACAGAAAAAAGGCAAGACCTTCCTTTTAAGATTAATAAACCATACGTTATATTCGACCATCACCACAAAAGGGATGGAGATTTTGTAGAAAATGCACTTTTCTGTCATATCGAGCATTCCAGTGCAAACGTTATCAACCTTTACAATCTTTCAAAAAAAGAAAACCTACCACTTAATGATGAGATCCTCTTTTCGTTTGCTGTTGCACTCTATACAGATACAGCAATGTTTAGAACTGCAAGGGAAGGTGAGTTTTTCTACTTTTCAAAGTTTTTAAAAAATAGACGTTTTGAAGATATCTTAGATGTGGTATACTACAAAGATATAGACAAAAGGTCTTTTTTAAAAACAATTAAAAATGCAAAGTTTTACAATATAAAGGGGTTAAATATCTGTGTGTTAAAATTTAAAGACAACGACCAATTCTATAGCTTCGTAGATGGCCTTTTTAATGTCTTAAACTTAGATGTCCTCATTGGCATACTAAAAGAAGGCATAAAAATACACGTAAAAAAGAGCCATGTTCAAAAAATATATCACATGCTTTTTGTACCGATACAAAAAAAGCTAAATATACAAAGAGTTCAGGGAATATGGATGAATTTTTTTGACTACAAAATTCTTTTAAAAGCACTTGAAGATTACAAAGGAGGATGA
- a CDS encoding UDP-N-acetylmuramoyl-L-alanyl-D-glutamate--2,6-diaminopimelate ligase, whose product MKIKDILRELNSLILKVNCDENLEFNYISSNSKDIQKNTLFICRKGTSFDSHNIVDDLYRMGANVFIVEREIRKYPYIQVVDSRIAESIIASMFYNKPYEKLITFGVTGTNGKTTSVHLFHHIMHNFGIKGSISGTVVNDIMGDKFYHPNTTPSAIEVMRNMYKTLENGGKYYGMEVSSHALSQYRVESIKYDIVGITNITRDHLDFHETFENYKKAKFHILNLLKPNGIAIVNHELLQEVKNKNKNIKLISFGVDSSSDYVIREITTNWSGTFFKLDTPYGEKKVASQLIGEYNAFNITLVVAALAEIGYDIDDVIASVATFRGVDGRFEIIPEAKKLGIEIVVDFAHTPDALEKVILSLRKLTKGRLITVFGAGGQSDIGKRPMMGEVVSKYSDITIITTDDPRGEDPLKIIKDVEAGLVPGSLSLSIEDRKEAIDTAITLANRGDVILIAGRGHEPYQVFDENHKVPFKDRDVAIDIIFQKINKGEKTFK is encoded by the coding sequence TTGAAGATCAAGGATATTTTAAGAGAATTAAATTCTTTAATTCTTAAGGTAAACTGCGATGAAAACCTCGAATTTAATTATATCTCTTCAAACTCGAAAGATATTCAAAAAAACACCCTTTTTATTTGCAGAAAAGGGACGAGTTTTGATTCGCATAATATTGTAGATGACCTCTACAGGATGGGAGCCAACGTTTTTATTGTAGAAAGAGAGATAAGAAAATACCCTTACATACAGGTTGTTGATTCAAGAATTGCCGAATCAATAATTGCAAGTATGTTTTACAACAAACCATATGAAAAACTTATCACATTTGGTGTTACAGGAACCAACGGAAAAACAACTTCAGTGCACTTATTCCATCACATTATGCACAACTTTGGAATAAAGGGAAGTATAAGCGGCACAGTGGTAAATGATATAATGGGAGATAAATTTTACCATCCAAACACCACACCGAGTGCTATTGAAGTAATGAGAAATATGTATAAAACCCTTGAAAACGGCGGAAAGTACTATGGAATGGAAGTTTCATCCCATGCTCTTTCGCAGTATAGAGTGGAAAGTATAAAGTATGATATTGTAGGTATAACAAATATAACAAGGGATCACCTTGATTTTCATGAAACTTTTGAAAACTACAAAAAGGCAAAATTTCATATCTTGAATCTTCTAAAACCAAATGGAATTGCAATAGTAAATCATGAGCTTTTGCAAGAAGTTAAAAATAAAAACAAAAATATAAAACTTATTAGCTTTGGAGTAGACAGTTCATCGGATTACGTCATACGTGAAATCACAACCAATTGGTCTGGTACATTCTTTAAGTTAGACACCCCATATGGTGAAAAGAAAGTTGCATCACAATTAATTGGAGAGTACAATGCATTTAATATTACATTGGTGGTAGCCGCCCTTGCCGAAATAGGCTACGATATAGATGATGTAATTGCATCTGTTGCAACCTTCCGTGGAGTTGACGGTAGATTTGAAATCATACCTGAGGCAAAGAAACTTGGAATAGAAATAGTTGTTGATTTTGCACATACCCCCGATGCACTTGAAAAGGTAATACTCTCGCTTAGAAAACTCACCAAAGGAAGGCTTATTACCGTCTTTGGTGCTGGAGGCCAATCAGATATAGGAAAACGACCCATGATGGGAGAAGTAGTATCAAAATACTCAGATATAACCATTATTACAACTGATGACCCAAGGGGTGAAGATCCTTTAAAGATAATTAAAGATGTTGAGGCTGGTCTTGTTCCTGGAAGCTTGAGTCTTTCCATTGAAGATAGAAAAGAGGCTATTGATACTGCAATCACACTTGCAAATCGTGGAGATGTAATATTAATTGCAGGAAGAGGGCATGAACCATATCAAGTATTTGATGAAAATCACAAAGTACCATTTAAAGATAGGGATGTTGCAATAGATATTATCTTTCAAAAAATAAATAAAGGAGAAAAAACGTTCAAATGA
- a CDS encoding DUF2922 family protein produces MKRLTLVFRNQEDGKAFRVNVQNPVENIDTAALQTDAQVLIDNGLVPEGYVFDEARVLESNTNILIDILK; encoded by the coding sequence ATGAAAAGACTTACACTTGTTTTTAGAAATCAAGAAGATGGTAAAGCATTCAGAGTAAATGTTCAAAATCCTGTCGAAAATATAGATACAGCTGCTCTTCAAACAGACGCACAAGTCTTAATAGACAACGGGCTTGTTCCTGAAGGATATGTATTCGATGAGGCAAGAGTTCTCGAATCAAATACAAACATATTAATAGACATATTAAAGTAA
- a CDS encoding PHP domain-containing protein — protein MNCLIVDFHMHSTASDGTLNPKELVALVKERKIEYFSLTDHDTIDGVKQIKEKNFIPGVEISVEHPTTLHILGYGFDINNEKLNKVLDQLKQYRYERNVKMVEKARALGFDITLEELLEEANGTLIGRPHFASLLLKKGYVEDRKEAFEKYLKRGMPLYEDKKRLDLESAIEIITQADGIAVFAHPYQTSKDTDEIEKLLKKMVELGLKGIEVYYSKHTKDMIETYKKLAKRYNLVKTAGSDFHGQNTPDIEPGIEIDKEKIEGFLSLF, from the coding sequence ATGAATTGCTTGATAGTAGACTTTCACATGCACTCAACTGCATCAGATGGAACGTTAAATCCAAAAGAGCTTGTAGCATTAGTAAAAGAAAGAAAAATTGAGTATTTCTCGCTAACCGACCATGATACTATAGATGGAGTAAAACAGATAAAAGAAAAAAACTTTATCCCCGGTGTTGAGATAAGTGTGGAACACCCTACAACACTTCATATTCTAGGATATGGTTTTGATATAAACAACGAAAAATTAAATAAAGTTCTTGATCAGTTAAAGCAATACAGATACGAAAGAAACGTAAAGATGGTTGAAAAAGCAAGGGCACTTGGATTTGACATAACCCTTGAAGAGTTATTAGAAGAGGCAAACGGTACTCTCATTGGACGTCCACACTTTGCATCACTCTTGTTAAAAAAAGGATACGTTGAAGATAGAAAAGAGGCATTTGAAAAATATCTCAAACGCGGTATGCCACTGTATGAAGATAAAAAAAGATTAGACCTTGAAAGTGCAATTGAAATAATTACTCAGGCAGATGGAATTGCTGTATTTGCACACCCATATCAAACAAGTAAAGATACAGATGAAATTGAAAAGCTACTTAAAAAAATGGTGGAGTTAGGACTAAAAGGTATAGAAGTGTATTATTCAAAGCATACAAAAGATATGATCGAAACATATAAAAAACTGGCTAAAAGATACAATCTTGTAAAAACAGCAGGCTCAGACTTTCATGGTCAAAATACACCGGATATAGAACCGGGAATAGAAATAGATAAGGAAAAGATAGAAGGATTCCTATCACTTTTTTAA